A single region of the Leptodactylus fuscus isolate aLepFus1 chromosome 5, aLepFus1.hap2, whole genome shotgun sequence genome encodes:
- the LOC142202430 gene encoding olfactory receptor 1f45-like: MMCEENQTQVTQIRLLGFRGLHKYKPLLFIVFLLTYIFILAGNLLIILLVTTIDHLKTPMFYFLKHLSTADILLTTSIVPVMLDIIFVEEGVLSLWGCMIQLYLFGMFGFVQCYIIAVMSYDRYLAICHPLRYSSLVSPDLCLLLVVGSWLLVIVLISSEFIVLIQYNFCGLDSIDHFFCDLGPILELSTSDTTILMLLDIVLCVLIIFVPFAFIIITYFFIFFAILKISSAYGRSKAFSTCSSHLITVCAYYGTLMTVYMGSTDEGSANINKYRSLLYLVVTPLMNPIIYSLRNNEMKRAMQKLMSRLCQNRLKI, from the coding sequence ATGATGTGCGAGGAGAACCAGACACAAGTCACTCAGATACGTCTTCTTGGATTCCGAGGTCTACACAAATACAAACCTCTTCTATTCATCGTGTTCCTCTTGACTTACATATTTATACTGGCCGGAAACCTTCTCATCATCCTATTAGTGACCACTATTGACCACTTGAAGACCCCAATGTTCTACTTTCTGAAACATTTATCCACAGCCGATATCTTACTCACCACCAGCATTGTCCCCGTGATGTTGGACATAATATTTGTTGAGGAGGGTGTTTTGTCTCTTTGGGGCTGTATGATACAGTTGTATTTATTTGGTATGTTTGGATTTGTACAATGTTACATTATTGCCGTCATGTCATATGATCGATATTTGGCCATTTGCCATCCATTACGTTATTCTTCACTGGTGAGTCCAGATCTTTGTCTCCTGCTTGTTGTTGGGTCGTGGTTGTTAGTCATCGTGCTAATATCTAGTGAGTTCATTGTTCTTATCCAATATAACTTCTGTGGCTTGGATTCcattgaccatttcttctgtgacctTGGACCAATATTGGAATTGTCCACATCAGACACTACTATTTTGATGTTGCTAGACATTGTTTTATGCGTCTTAATAATTTTTGTCCCTTTTGCTTTTATCATTATCacatacttttttattttctttgccaTCCTTAAAATTTCTTCAGCTTATGGTAGAAGTAAAGCCTTTTCCACTTGTAGCTCCCACCTGATCACTGTGTGCGCCTATTATGGAACCCTGATGACAGTATACATGGGCTCAACCGATGAGGGCTCGGCCAATATCAACAAGTACAGATCCCTGTTGTACCTCGTAGTGACCCCATTGATGAATCCCATTATCTACAGCCTGAGGAACAACGAGATGAAGAGAGCTATGCAGAAACTGATGAGTCGGCTCTGTCAAAACAGATTGAAAATATGA